In one window of Lacticaseibacillus casei DSM 20011 = JCM 1134 = ATCC 393 DNA:
- a CDS encoding IS30 family transposase, with product MQKQDSTHRQKGQHLTSLERGKVAGFRQAGKSNRWIAAEIGVCPQTINNEIKRGTVDQVKKSNGKRVYHRQYLPEAAQVRYETARLSCHRPDKFASVQVFLAWYVQRAKQDKWSPDASIGYAKRHKLFTPEELVCASTLYQYIDDQRLEIRNIDLLEKTKRKTSHQHHTKAKRLAGRSIEERPKVVERRRQFGHWEMDTIVGKRNGKESVILTLIERKTRCQLLRLIEGRDADSVSYALRGIKREWGACIKTITADNGPEFTALNTAFAGTETEIFYAHPYTSCDRGTNEAHNRMIRQDFPKGMSLDDISPSQVQATQDRLNQLPRKQQGYCTPQQNFEAEARRVRRMAQ from the coding sequence ATGCAGAAACAGGATAGCACACACCGCCAAAAAGGTCAGCACTTAACATCACTCGAGCGCGGAAAAGTGGCCGGATTCCGCCAAGCTGGGAAGTCCAATCGTTGGATTGCTGCTGAAATTGGCGTCTGCCCGCAGACCATTAATAATGAAATCAAGCGAGGTACAGTAGATCAGGTCAAGAAGAGTAATGGCAAGCGCGTCTACCATCGACAATACCTGCCAGAGGCTGCTCAGGTACGTTACGAGACTGCACGCTTGAGCTGTCATCGTCCTGACAAGTTCGCCAGCGTACAGGTCTTCTTAGCCTGGTACGTACAGCGAGCTAAGCAGGACAAATGGTCGCCGGATGCTTCAATCGGCTATGCCAAGCGACACAAGCTGTTTACTCCTGAAGAGCTTGTTTGTGCCTCGACTTTGTACCAGTACATTGACGACCAACGCCTAGAGATTCGAAATATCGACCTGTTGGAGAAGACTAAGCGGAAGACCTCTCACCAGCACCACACCAAGGCTAAGCGCCTGGCTGGCCGCAGTATCGAGGAACGGCCTAAGGTCGTTGAACGACGCAGGCAGTTCGGTCACTGGGAGATGGATACCATTGTCGGTAAACGCAATGGCAAGGAGAGCGTCATCTTGACTCTGATTGAGCGCAAGACCCGTTGCCAACTTCTCCGCTTGATCGAAGGACGAGATGCAGACTCTGTGAGCTATGCATTGCGTGGAATCAAGCGCGAATGGGGAGCTTGCATCAAGACCATCACAGCCGACAACGGACCCGAGTTCACCGCCTTAAATACTGCTTTTGCTGGGACGGAAACTGAGATCTTCTACGCCCATCCTTACACGTCCTGCGACCGTGGCACCAACGAGGCACATAACCGGATGATCCGCCAGGACTTCCCTAAGGGCATGTCCCTAGATGACATTAGCCCTAGTCAAGTGCAGGCCACGCAAGACCGCTTGAATCAGTTGCCTCGCAAACAACAGGGCTACTGCACACCCCAGCAAAACTTTGAGGCCGAAGCTCGGCGCGTTCGCCGCATGGCCCAGTAG
- a CDS encoding ImmA/IrrE family metallo-endopeptidase, which yields MAKLEQVGIYIVEKDLGVHIDAYSTITDNGHAWIVLGSIKKSAVRRNFDLAHELGHLPLHGAIDFDELTAAEYKQIEHEAHTFAAEFLLPIEDFTADFKKLYRRSNPDYYLDLKRKYLVSIVAMAMHAYALGLMSYQEQRYFFGQRSKKGYKIMEPLDDQLVPVRPGKIRALITLLFNQQVLTLRDLSRHLHVRPTFIAQLFALEPDFFTKYQPQHSYANMQNVISFPRRFTKN from the coding sequence ATGGCAAAACTTGAACAAGTCGGTATCTATATAGTTGAGAAAGACCTCGGTGTCCATATCGACGCCTATTCAACCATAACCGATAACGGACATGCATGGATTGTACTAGGCTCCATTAAGAAGTCAGCCGTTCGCCGCAATTTTGATCTCGCCCACGAATTAGGTCATTTGCCTCTTCATGGTGCCATTGACTTTGACGAACTAACAGCGGCTGAATATAAGCAAATCGAACATGAAGCTCACACTTTTGCAGCAGAATTCCTTTTACCCATTGAGGATTTCACTGCGGACTTCAAAAAACTTTATCGACGTTCAAATCCTGATTATTATCTTGATTTAAAACGTAAATATCTGGTCTCGATTGTCGCCATGGCGATGCACGCATACGCACTAGGACTTATGAGTTATCAAGAACAACGCTATTTCTTTGGTCAACGTTCAAAAAAGGGTTACAAAATCATGGAACCATTAGATGATCAACTGGTGCCAGTCCGTCCAGGGAAAATTCGTGCTCTTATAACGCTCCTATTTAATCAGCAAGTGCTGACGCTTCGAGATCTTTCGCGTCATCTTCATGTCAGACCGACGTTCATTGCCCAGCTCTTCGCATTGGAACCCGACTTCTTCACAAAGTATCAACCGCAGCACAGCTACGCTAATATGCAGAACGTCATTTCATTTCCTCGTCGTTTTACGAAAAACTAA
- a CDS encoding ABC transporter permease yields the protein MRLSELIRISFRALAANKRRSFLTMIGIVIGIASVVTILSLGNGIKAATVKNLQADTQGQQTAEITFNPTSSSETDAGFKESDITLAKQTAPDKIKKVVIKHDKERLQVNGQLANADTMMSVTLVNKAKSNIQMNAGHGFSQESLQTDGEDALISKKLAKKVFHGNTAALNSSLELGTKNYNIIGVFSPPKTPYSALDVDVLVPEKAYRAGQLSQEGRKLAITYKTGSDVSKLTNNVVRQLKKSGSERRSGEYSYFDYGELLKGIGNVISALTLFVSAIAGISLLIAGVGVMNMMYISASERSQEIGIRMAVGATPAEIMKQFLLESVMLTLTGGVVGLIVGALTAWIVAMFLPFKPVVTLGSVIGTFAISSIVGIVFGLLPAKSAANKNLIDILKS from the coding sequence ATGCGACTAAGTGAACTCATCAGAATCTCCTTCCGCGCACTGGCGGCTAACAAACGCCGCAGCTTCTTAACGATGATCGGAATTGTTATTGGGATTGCGTCCGTTGTTACGATTCTTTCGCTAGGTAACGGGATTAAGGCCGCGACCGTGAAGAACCTGCAAGCCGACACCCAGGGCCAGCAAACTGCCGAGATCACCTTCAATCCCACCAGCAGCAGCGAAACCGATGCCGGCTTTAAAGAAAGTGACATCACGCTGGCGAAGCAAACGGCGCCGGATAAAATCAAAAAGGTCGTCATTAAACATGACAAAGAACGGCTGCAAGTCAACGGTCAGCTGGCAAATGCCGATACGATGATGTCCGTGACTTTGGTCAATAAGGCAAAATCTAACATTCAGATGAATGCCGGTCATGGGTTTAGCCAAGAATCGTTACAGACAGACGGCGAGGATGCGTTAATTTCCAAAAAGCTCGCCAAAAAGGTTTTCCATGGCAATACCGCAGCATTAAACTCCTCCTTGGAACTTGGAACCAAAAACTACAACATTATCGGCGTTTTCAGCCCGCCCAAAACCCCGTATTCCGCGCTGGACGTTGATGTCTTAGTGCCGGAAAAAGCCTATCGTGCGGGCCAGCTTTCTCAGGAAGGCCGAAAACTGGCGATCACGTATAAAACCGGCAGCGATGTTAGTAAGTTGACCAACAATGTTGTTCGCCAGCTGAAAAAATCCGGCAGCGAACGACGCAGCGGCGAGTATTCGTACTTTGATTACGGCGAATTGCTGAAAGGCATTGGCAATGTCATCAGTGCCTTAACGCTATTTGTAAGTGCCATTGCCGGCATCTCCCTTCTGATTGCAGGTGTTGGCGTCATGAACATGATGTATATTTCCGCTTCGGAACGGTCGCAGGAAATCGGCATCCGAATGGCAGTCGGCGCCACTCCCGCCGAAATCATGAAACAATTTCTTTTAGAATCGGTCATGCTGACACTGACAGGCGGCGTGGTCGGATTGATTGTGGGTGCATTAACCGCCTGGATAGTCGCGATGTTCCTACCATTCAAGCCGGTCGTCACGTTGGGCTCCGTCATCGGCACCTTTGCCATTTCAAGCATTGTCGGCATTGTGTTTGGCTTATTGCCGGCAAAGAGTGCGGCTAATAAGAACTTGATTGATATTTTGAAGTCATAA
- a CDS encoding helix-turn-helix domain-containing protein: MFIGSKLKALRELNGYTRKDLSVQIGVTEQAVWQYETENVMPKIEILNALQQIFNVDMAFLVNGNAPKHVVHEAKIAFRTTDRSSRKKTKLEARYLDFADGLTSYFEKFVSVRPAGFDKLQQMVQTKLSGTNNLTKIREVAKIARQFLAFRIIMT, from the coding sequence ATGTTTATTGGCTCAAAACTAAAAGCACTGCGGGAATTAAACGGCTATACCCGCAAAGATCTTAGCGTCCAAATCGGGGTAACCGAACAAGCCGTCTGGCAATACGAAACCGAAAATGTTATGCCCAAAATCGAGATCCTTAATGCCCTTCAACAGATTTTTAACGTTGACATGGCCTTTTTAGTGAACGGTAATGCACCGAAACATGTTGTGCATGAAGCAAAGATCGCGTTCCGGACGACAGATCGTTCAAGTCGGAAAAAGACAAAGCTAGAAGCCCGCTATTTAGATTTTGCAGACGGCTTAACTAGCTACTTTGAAAAGTTCGTCAGCGTCAGGCCCGCCGGATTCGATAAACTTCAACAAATGGTACAAACAAAGCTGTCTGGAACGAACAACCTGACAAAGATTCGTGAAGTTGCTAAAATAGCCCGACAGTTTCTAGCCTTCAGGATAATCATGACTTAA
- a CDS encoding IS5 family transposase (programmed frameshift), with the protein MPDYPSNISRAQFALIQPDLENFRKHTRPRRYDLYDVFNAILYSLTTGCQWRELPHDFPEWHTVYRYYDMWRDKPDPTADSLLERLLKKPVASYRFAQGRSARTSFVIVDAQSVKTTDLTKNSGYDGGKKISGIKRHMAVDINGLPQAILVTRANVSDRSGALAMFSLASQNLELVQHVMVDGGYTGNDFADQVKLILNAKTTVAKRNELHMFTVLPQRWIVERSWSWLDKCRRLWKNCERALNSSLQMVVLAFLKIVLKRY; encoded by the exons ATGCCAGATTATCCAAGCAATATTTCTCGAGCGCAATTTGCGTTAATACAACCTGATTTAGAAAACTTCCGCAAGCATACAAGACCGCGTCGTTATGATCTTTATGACGTATTCAATGCCATCCTTTACTCGCTTACTACAGGGTGTCAATGGCGTGAATTACCGCACGATTTCCCGGAATGGCACACTGTCTACCGCTATTACGATATGTGGCGAGATAAACCAGACCCGACAGCTGATTCGCTATTAGAAAGGCTTTTAAAAAAAC CTGTTGCTTCCTATCGCTTTGCACAGGGCCGATCGGCCCGAACGTCGTTTGTGATTGTTGATGCTCAAAGTGTTAAAACCACTGATTTAACGAAAAATAGTGGCTACGATGGCGGCAAAAAGATTTCAGGGATTAAGCGTCATATGGCGGTTGATATTAATGGTTTACCACAAGCCATTCTCGTGACACGAGCTAATGTATCAGATCGTTCAGGTGCATTGGCTATGTTTAGTTTGGCTAGCCAAAATTTAGAGCTGGTTCAGCATGTCATGGTTGATGGTGGCTACACTGGCAATGACTTTGCGGATCAGGTGAAGCTCATTTTGAATGCTAAGACGACGGTAGCTAAACGCAACGAGTTGCATATGTTCACGGTGTTACCGCAACGATGGATCGTTGAACGTTCATGGAGTTGGCTAGACAAATGTCGGCGACTTTGGAAAAACTGTGAACGTGCCCTTAACAGCAGTCTTCAAATGGTTGTATTGGCCTTCCTGAAGATAGTTCTTAAAAGATACTAG